The following is a genomic window from Theobroma cacao cultivar B97-61/B2 chromosome 10, Criollo_cocoa_genome_V2, whole genome shotgun sequence.
GCAATTCCCCAGCCACTTGGCAACATCAATACATTAAAAACATAGACTAGTCACACAGAAATACAATAAACAAAACTCAAGTTAGAGATAccatagaaaaagaaaataaaggaatttGATCTATCAATAAGCTCAAAAGATATTCTGTCTCTGATTAATAAATTACTGATAGGAAACATAAGAAAAATCACTACTCAAGTCTTCAACAAAAATGCCATACATACTTATCAGtattaaaactcaataactGAGAAAAAGTTGATGAGAAATCATTACCTTCGGGCAAGATTCTGTGCCCCAGGCCATTGCAGAAATGGCCTAAAATTTcagttcaaaaaaaaaaaagtcaagacCTGATCAAAATAGTAACTAGTTTAAAATGCAAAATGTGTAAACATATCTTTCATGCTTTCAGACCTGAGCTCCACCAGCTTTAAGAATGTGAGTCACACCAGCCTTCTTGGCACAGTACAGTACCTCCTAATGGGGAAACACTGATCAGCTCTCACTAAGTAGTCTCTTTATATGCTATTTCGatataaaaaagaacaaaaaataccTTACATATGCTGCCATCTTGGCCTGGGGGAGTTGCTAGAACAACAGTTTTACATCCAGCAATCTTGGCAGGCTGGAGTAAGGAACAAAGCATATGTCAAATATATCTAACTAGATCAATAGTTAAACAGACAAAGAACTAGAGATACAATTCAACTTACAATAGAAAGCATTAGAGCAGTTGAGGGCAAAACAGCAGTTCCCCCTGGTACATAAAGACCAACAGAACCAATACTCCGAGCAACCCTTTTGCATTTAACACCCTGTGCAGAGCACTACGATATTAACTTTGTTTACCGTATAACATAAGATGCAATAATAAAGCACTTATATTAACTTACTTTCATGGTCTCGACACTTTTCGCTGATGACTTTTGggcaagatgaaatgcatATATATTTTCGTATGCCACATCAAAAGCCTCTTTAATAGTTGGGTCAAGCTGAGACATGGCAGCATAGCAAGAGAAAGGGACACAAACTAAGCACCATAAACAAACTAGAGGTTTAATGAGATTTCAAGTAACATACATTTTCAGAAAGAGTACCTCAGGATAAGGAAGCTCCGAGacattttcaacaattttatGTAGATTAACTTTATCAAACTTTTCAGTATAACTGCAAATGACTAGCATTTATAAGCAACCACATCCCTAACCACATTACTGAAATGctcaggaaaaaaaaaagtacgcAAAGAATGAAAGCAGCACTGACACTTTAACTGCAGCATCGCCTCTGCTGCGAACATCATCAATTATAGGCTGGACCTGAGAAGCATACCATACATGAACATTAAAACCTAGCAAGGGTTGAATAAAGAAAATGCATCATAACAGCGTAAAAGATGATACAGAGATAGACCCACCATGCCGAATATGGAAGAAAAATCTATGCGAGGACGAGCCTTCAAGCTCTCCACCTCAGCAGGACCTAGCTCCGATAACTGATAAGTCTTCATCGCGCACCTTACTTTCTTACAAGCCAATCCTGTAACTAGCAGACATGTTTCGTAAAATTAATTCCCCAAATCTGGTGCGTACAAgaatcaatttattttcaaaaacccTATCACATCAACAACCAAAGCAGGCATTTGAGAAATGCAAAGAGGAACAGCAAGTACCTGAAACAGAGATGAAATTAGGGGAAGCAAATGAAGGAAAACGAGGAAAGTGGAATGGTTTGATACAAAATCGTAGAAGCTGAGAATCCATAACCTCCTTCAACTCAAATTAATGTTTGaatatcatcaaaattaaaacaaaaaaggaaagaatttaCGATCAAAAAGAGTTGTTGATAAGATTACCCAGCAAGTGACAGATGGGGATGATTAGCAGTTGCTGTTCACTAAACTACAGTGCGGAGCAGCATGACAGAGATGTGAGATAGAAAAAGAGCAGTACCAACCGCCAAAGGCAGGCAAACATAAAAGAGAGGATAAATTAAACCCTAAACTCTTAATCCTAAAAATAAACtgaattgaataaaattttaattataaaattaaataattttattataaaaaaaaacttttgaatGATCTAATCTTTCTATCCTGTCGTTTATCCTGtcacttttaattattttaaggtaaaatatccctattttttaaaattttaatcaaaattctaaataattttattaatttttaaaatatacacTCTATCtcaataattattaatttaaacatttattattatatttttaaaaaataaaccttAATTTGTTACGAATTGACAATGCAAGAGTAAAAGATGGACTCCATGTCGAGTAATTAGAAGAAGTAAGCTTCAGCGTTATAGAGACCAAACCATGGTGGTCCgattgatgaagaaaatacAAGGATTGAGAATCCTTCAGTGGTGAGATCACAGATTTTGGTGTAATTGATGTAATCGAATCTTCCATGAGTTCAAGAATGaattaaaacaacaagaatatGAAATTTCAATAGTGAATCgaaatttgtaataaaaaaactcaaaaagcCTTAAGACCAGGTAAACCCTAACTCAACAAGAACTGAGAAATTGGCGAAGAATGAACAAATCAAGCTAGGAAAATCAAAGTACAAGGAAAATGATGAGATATAAtgatgaaaatcaagaaaaaataagCTACGATATAATCCAAACCAGTTTATAAGACATCATAATCCTACTTAAACAAATCGGATAATGTTGTGTACCCATTTACACAACTGAAGTAAAGGCATATCCATATTCTTACTAGGGTCAATTccaataccccatactttctCTGCAGCACATGTCAGCCTCCTCTTAGCTTGTCTGGCTATTGGATATTGTAGATATAGATAACCAGCCCAACATTTCCATCAAGCTTAAGATTTTGTCCAATTCCTTTGTATGGGCATGAATCCAATAACAATTGGGTTGGGTTATGAGATCTTAGAATGGAAATTTGCTCGAAGGATTTTCTATTGGTTCTCGAGACAAAAATCCTTGACTATTTCTGATATTTTGTTCATTGGTAAATTTATAGCATCGGCCAGataaatgaacaaaaacaaatgtcAAGCAGTTCCATGCTGTTTAGAGGGGGCAGAGGAATCAGGTTACTAGCATTTCAACACTTCCCGACGTTAACAACTGCTTCCACTTCTTCCAGTACTAGAATTGTTAGTTTTTCCTCGTACCCATATCCCACTTCTTACAAAATCTTCAGCAGAAATCACTGTACTTTCCAAAACATCTTCAAACTCTCTTTAACTTCACCGTCAGGTTGTGGGGTTGTTGGCTTTTCGAAGATGGCATCAGCAGCTGGAGGAGAAGATGGTCATTTCAAGTTGTCTGAAACTAGTGAGCTTATAATCAAGAAAGGTGATATTACTCGGTGGTTTGTTGATGGCGCCTCCGATGCTATCGTCAGTGTTTCTCTTCCCTTTCCTTTAATCTTcagttctttttgttttctattggTATTTGTTGATGATTTATTCTtgatattttatcatatttgaACCATATTTGTTTATGGGATTAGGGAGCAGAATTTTCTATTCGGGTAATAGATTAATAGAATGTTGAATTGGCTATTCCAAAATGGAGGGATTTCTTGCAATCCTAGagattttcttatttcaatCTGAAATGATGGTTATGTTTCCTTCATGGGTTTATTTTGTACATACTCCGATTTTGAATTAATAGAATTGAGCACAGTGATACTAGTGATGATAATCTTTTGCAGGTTAATCCAGCAAACCAGAGAATGCTTGGAGGTGGTGGCGCAGATGGAGGTATTCTTGCTCAGAAAGttctcttttttctcattttgaaCTTATTAATGTCGTACAAGGATGAACTTTTACTGATTATTGATGCATTTTACTAGCCATACACAGGGCTGCTGGCCCAGAACTTCGAGAAGCATGCTATAAGGTCCCAGAAGTTCGACCTGATGTCTGCTGTCCCACTGGAGAGGCAAGGATTACCCCGTAAGTTCTTCCTAATTAGATAGTGTTTGCTGGTGTTGTCATCCAAATGCTGTGCATGATTAGCATATTGACGCGTTAAAATGTATGCAGAGGTTTTAAACTGCCTGCATCTCATGTGATTCACACTGTTGGACCTATTTATGATACTGACAAGGACCCTAAAGCCTCCCTGAGCAGTGCATACAAGTATGCTATGTTGTTCCTTTCCACCATTCATATTAGTAGCTTATTTTATCGTTCTCAATAACGCCTATTCTCTTTTGAAACTGGTTACAGGAATAGCTTGGCTGTGGCTAAAGAGAACAACATTAAATACATTGCATTTCCTTCAATATCTTGTGGTGTATATGGGTAAGTACTCTAAGGAACCACCAAAGGCTTTCTTCATGCCCCCCTTCCCCACTCATTGAACTGTACCTGTTTTTGCTTTCTGTGATGACAATTTAGTTAAGGACAGGTGTTGAATTGGTGATGTTGGATTGTTGGGTAATTTGGTGTAACTTTCTGGACTTTGAAGGTGCATGAActcataatcaaaatattttaatcttttagtCACTTGTTCACAGATGAGCTGGGTAATTTGGTGTAACTTTCTGGACTTTGAAGGTGCATGAACTCATAGtcgaaatattttaatcttataGTCACTTGTTCACAGAAGAGCATTATCTTCTGTCAAATTCTATACCATTTAAGCAATGAATCTTTAGTCTGATTATGGATTCTTTATATGCTAGCTTGGGTGTTTGTAGAAAATGTTTCATCACTTCAaatttaatatcttttttcctttctgaAATTTTCCAGATATCCCTTTGAGGAAGCAGCTACTGTTGCCATATCTACTGTCAAAGAATATGCCAATGATATTAAAGAGGTATCTGCTTCAATATTGCCATCCAAGAGTTCTTTTAAATGTTGATTGATTCcctttattttaattcttatatCCCATTGTACATTACTTTACTTGTTTTGCCCCCATACACACATAAAAGAAGAGCTTCCTATattgttttctcttcttcctttATTTGGGACAAATCCTCTATTGttattcatatatatgtaataaatTAACTTCTGATTGCATGATCCATAGTTCTATATGGCCAAGATAATAGATGAATTTCTGATTGGCACTCACTCGACTTGCTGTTTGCAGGTGCACTTTGTTCTGTTTGCAGATGGCATCTATAATATTTGGTTGAacaaggcaaaggaattgctCCAGGCTTAGTGCATTATAGTGACTAGAATTAAGTTCCTTGATACTTGAGGGTGCACAAGTTTATATGTATCTGAATTAGCTTGCAGGCATGTATGCAACTATGAGGAAATTGCTTTCTTTCAGATTATGAGGGTCAAGAACTATCGATGTATCGAAGCCATTTTGCATAACTACAGGCATAATATAAGTTGATCCTGTTTTGGAGTGTTTGAAATGGTTGCTGTGATATGTTTTCCAGGATCCTAATCAACTACTCACATCGTTTACCCTTAacttttttaatcattttagtGAAAGTAGGACACGTTACAGTGATTCTCATTTGAACAAGGACAAACATTGAATAAGAGATGGCAGATAAATCATTTAGGTGAGGCCTTGTCTTTCCTCCCAGCAAGAATAATAGAAATATGGAGTCCTCTGCTAAATGCTTGATTGAAGGGGATCCGGGTTTGGTATTCAGCTACAGAAGGGAGCCATGACAAAATGGCTATGGGCATGAAAAGCAGCAATCCCATCACGTAGTCAATACACTGTGGCCATCTCCTTAACTGGCTTCCAGATTAACCCCTCCAACAAAGGCCTACATGCTTGCCCAATCTTCGAGGACAAGGACATGGAAAGTTTTAGTTAGTACATTATTGTATGACAACCATAGATTATTAGAGATATGACAAGATGACATTGATCCCATAATTTAGGAAAGCTTGAAACTTACAAGAAGAAAGGCCCACCGGGTAGGCAAGAAGGCAGGGGCAGCATCCCATAAATCTGATGTAGTGAGGCCACATACTATGATTAAGCCGATCATGATTGCCAAGGAGGCACAAAAAACGAATGCTTTGAACATCCTGTATACCAGCCGACATGCGATACTCAGTATTTGTCTACCCACTGATACAATCTGCAGCAACACAGAAATCACAAGAAGCAAACAAACAGATCAATCTGTCTTGGTAACAAAACAGAAAGaggggaaaagaaaatcttACTTATCTGTTATTTCCTACCAGAAGAACATATTTGCATGGAAAAACTCAAGCACAACGTTTACATATATGCTTGCACCCCTTTCCAGCTACAAACTAACTATAGTTTCATTGCATACCTTTGACAATAAAAGCATGCTACCAAAACACCCCAAGAGAGTCCATAAACCTGCAATATTATAGGTTATAAGCTTATGGTAGCAACATCAGAGAGAGGATGGTCTTGCAACCTAACTGATCTTCAATAGCgcaagaaaaaacaaatttgtaTCAGTGAAAATAGCATATTATACCAGCCAACTCCTACTGTGATGAGCTATATTAAGGTGGTAGACAACCCCATATTGATAGACAAGGAAGCGAAGTGCAAGAACAATCTCAAGCACTCTTCCTAGTATGTTTGTGTATTTAAGGTGCTCTTGTTCTCCATCCCACCATGATTCCCAGCTTTTTTCAGGCCGAATACCAATACCTCCACGAATTCTTATCCACCGCTTCCAGTCTGTCCGATCATCCACTGTCTTTTGCCAGTCGAAACTGCAAGGGTTAAAGACAAAGGGAGCAAGTAACCACGATCCAACCCGGAACCAGATTGAGCATGTgaataacaaataaatatttgagcTGCGATATGATTCCCCATAAACTTGGTACAAGATCAATAGTATGCTGAGTTCTAACCCTTTCACAAAGTGACTCCGTGAGTACAGTCCATAGTAATCAGCAAActtggcatgaaaaacaacaAATCCACGTCCAGCAGCTCGATATTTAGAAATGCAAGACCGTTGTCCCAAACTAATGTGCCTTCGTTCCAAGCTGAAATGTAAAGAACACAGAGGCTAGCTGCAGCTGCATGATGATAAAGTCACCCAGAGCAGTGCGGAACCCTTTCTCCAGGCTAATCTCCATAAGCATAGGCAGGACCAATAGCGTGCCCATTTGAAAGACCGACTGAGGAATTAAAGCTGCTTCTAGAGACTTGTTCCGACTTATAATTGAATTGTTTAGAATGTGTCTTTCCAATCCACTCACAACCAGATACAAACGTCCATAGAGGAAGAAATATACGGTAAGCTTGGTAACCTGAAACAATGTAATGCTGATATCAGGGAAATTCATGTTTATTCCATTGCAAAGAGTTGTAGGGCAAAGATCTGATCACCTAAAGTTTATCTATTCACCATATTCAAGTACATAAAACcttataaagaaagaaaatcagTTTGGTTTCCTCACCATGCTATTAAAATAGAAACCAACAGTTGTGAAGTAGAATGACAGCATTCTATAGAAGTCAAATCGACATCCAAGGCGATACACATCACAACTAAGTGTTTGCTCTCCATTTCCACTTGCAACTTTTGcctcaaaacatgatatttgattCATGCCCACATCATGTCCTTTTCCAACTTGGATATAATCATGATGCGTTACATATCCCCCTCGAAGAGTTGAATTGAACCCTGGAAAAAAACTTGTTTAGTTAACCGCAATATTAAACTTATAGAGTTCTGTTTGATTAGTTACCTGAGAGTACCTGCAAATATGTCCTcacttaaattgatagtttttgAAGCTTTGCTTATGCCACCCCTTGTTATGTGCAAGATTCTGTCAAATATGTCAGGATGGCCGTAATGGAATCGTACCCTGCAATGAGAAGATCATCATAGAAACAATGATCGTTATGATAGAAACAAATACAATCATACCAGAGAAGCTTGACTTGGCTCCATTCTTTTGCCTGTAGTTGGAGTGTTGAAAGATTTCAtagattttattcatttatcaCTATTATTTGGTAGGTTACTAAGTAGCACAAGCAACCATTTAACCTCCAGTTCAATGTGCATATCAGCAACAACCCTGTTCAATATTTCCTAAGTTACCAGTTACTCAAGATGAAAATTTGAGGGTACCTTAAAGGACTTGCTAATAAGCCTTGGCCGATGGTTACAAAGCTAGTCTTTTGATTGGACATAAACCAAGCAAGTGATGAAacactgtaaaagaaaattaaaaagcgTAAACATACATTAGTATTTAGCCAATCTGCAGAATGGCTGCattttgacttgcttgtgcaTATCTGTTAAACTTATCGAgatcaattaaatttataatgaCAACTGGTCAGACTAAACTTTAGACCAAATATTGTAGGTTTCCATTGCCAGCTACAGTAGTGTTTGAACTCTTCCAAaacatttctcattttaaGGGCTTTTCAAAATAGTTATcctaaaaaacaaaagtattaTAAGATACTCTAGAACCTTGATGACTATATCTTGAGATGGAGGTAGAAAAGCTACCTGACTCATGTCTGTAGTCTGCAAGGCTTCTCCGTGGGTAAAGATAATGGCATGGTTTTGGTTTTCAGGTTTTCCTTCACCAACTTTTGTTGGAGGACCTGGAAGTTTGATGCGGTATATTTCCTGGAAGTACAATGGATATTCAGTGTGCAAGGatgttttaaacaattacttATGTTAGAAAACTGACATAAGCTTGTAGGACAAAACATCAGTAAGCATGTGATAATTCTGACTTTCGATCAAATGTGTGGCCCAGACACATACCTAATCCAACAGAGGGACAAGAGCATTTTTGTTTCACTATCATGTTTTTGATGTTCTAAAGCAGGCACAATGTCATAGTAAAATTCATAGCATCGTTTATTGGATTGTCATCACTATTCATAACAtcatgttttttattattttccatcCATACAAGAACCAAGagaaagcatgaaaagccAGTGGATTGTAGGAAATAAtccaaataaaacaaatagtAATCATGAATGTGTGTTGGGGCAGCAGGTTAAAGGATGACACGCGACGCAGCAATGCATGACACGTAAACATCTATCTCTTAACAACGAGGATATTGCTAGATTGCTGGATTGAATGCAGAAAATGTCACAGGCCAAGCGGCCGGTATCCAAGAAGCTAGttctataatatttttatgattgaAGAAAGAGGATTCGAACCCTATTCTTTGAGCAGAAAATCATGCACCAACTTAAGAGTTAACTGTTTGGAtgctattttcattttaatatattataatttactaaAGATATTGCCCTGTGGAACCAAGATTCCCCACCCCGACAACTGCTCCCTACTTTTTGCCAGTGTTGCCTCGTATAACCCAAACCTGTGCTGGTACAAAATCTTGAAGCAGAAATCATCTTTAAACTCTCTTTATCACCATCACCATCACCATCACCATCATCAGCAGCAGCAGCTTTTTAAGGTAGTTGGGATTTCAAAGATGGGTTCAGCAACTGGGGGGAGAAGATGGTCATTGTCTGAAACCACTGAGCTTAACATCCAGAAAGGTAACATCACTCTGGGGTTTGTTGATGCCTCCCCTAATGCTAATGTCACGTTTTTTTGTAAGAGCTCTGATATTCCTCTATTTCAGTGCATGATACTGACTATAATTATGCTCCTTTATACTTGAGGGTGCACAAGTTTATATGTATCTGTAATATTAGATTGGAGGCATGTATGCAACTATGAGGGAATTGCTTTCTTTTGCACAATGAGGGTCAACAACTATGATCAATCCAGCAAATGAGAGAATGCTTGGTGGTGGTGGCGCAGATGGAGGTATATATATTCTTGTGATGAACTTTTAGTATGGGTATCTAACCTTAAACCGATTGATAATAATTGGAGAGGCCGATGTTATACAAGAATTCAAGATCTTGCTGagtttcttcttcttaatTTCTCTTTAACCTTCTTAGTGTCATACAAGAAATGAACCTGTCATGACCAATGTTTCTGATGCATGGATATGTACTAGCCATACATAAGGCTGCTGGACCAGAACTCCTGGAAGCATGCTATAAAGTCCCTGAAGTTCAACCTGAAGTACGCTGTCCAACAGGAGAAGCAAGGATTACCCCGTAAGTTTCTTCCTAACTAATATTAGAGTTTAGAATCAATAGTCTACTGCTGCTGTCATCCTAACCTTGCAAAGTGTTGCAGAGGTTTCAAACTGCCTGCATCTCATGTGATTCACACTGTTGGACCAATCTATGATTCTGACAAAGACCCCAAAGCTTCCTTGACAAGTGCATACAAGTATGCATTGATATGATGATTCTTGCCACCATTTTTATTGGTTTGCTTTGTTTATCATTCTAAAACAAGATCTCCTTTTCTTCCCAAATTGGTTTCAGGAACTGCTTGAGTGTGGCTAAAGAGAACAATGTTAAATACATTGCTTTTACTGCAGTATCCTGTGGTGTATATGGGTAAGTAATGCTAAGGAACCACCCATGTGCTTTCTGCTTGTTCCCCAACCCCctctcttcttctcccccCTTGTCCTAGAAAGTAGTTGAAACTTTTGCATATACATGATCAAGAACAAAAAGCTTAGTCTATTGTGACTTCCATTGCAAAGCTCTTGTTGGAAATAGACGAGTATTCTAAGGTAACTTTGGCCGAATTGCATCTGTTTTTGCCTTTTGTGATGATATGTTTATTAAAGAATGCTGTTCAATTGGAGATGTGGATAACTTGCATAACTTTCTGGCCCCTCGAAGGTGCATGAACTCATAGATAAGTTTATTGGAGAGTCATTCCCTTCTGCAAAATTCTATATCCATCTAGTTAATGAAATCTTGATGTGACTATGGATTCTGAATTAGCTAGGTTCAATTGTTTGTAGAAAAAGTAACACCAGTTgatcttttactttttcctttctgAAAACTTTGCAGATATCCTTTTGAGGAAGCTGCTACGGTTGCTATATCTACTGTCAAAGAATTTGCAGATGACATTAAAGAGGTAAtgtacttttgtttttgttcggATTGACAATCTTGAAGTTCATGGTATTTCTCTACTGTTGATTGATTCCTCCATTTCACTTGTTTAAATCCCAATTTTTATACCATTTTATCATTATGCTTTTGCTTAAATATAGTATCAGTATGATTAGTTCAAAGAACATGCAGTCTCCAATACCAATTACGGCTTCCTATATTGTTTTCTCAAACATGTAACAAATGAAACTTATGAAAGCATTACTTTTGATGATGATTGGAGCTTTGAAGGCTTTTGCATGATCTATAATCCTATATTATTCTTCTGACTGGTTTAGCATCTGAGTTTAAACTTCAAAGAGCATCATTAACATAACCCCAACTAACCATCTTCCCGTCTAACTGTCCAAGATGATAATGTTGTTTGGTGCAAATACCAGGCCAACTCTTGTTTGACTCTTGGCTCAAATACCATCATCTGCTCATGGCCTTCTTGTCATCACCAAGGGTAACAAATGGCCACCCTCTATGGCAATTCATGCCAGATTCTTCCTCCTCGTTTCACTAGATCCATCCTTATCAGACCTGTTCCCTGATTTCAAGGGATGAGAAGAACTTGATATGCCTATCAGTATTTTGTTAGAAGATGGTTGGCACTCACCTTAGTTGCTGTTTGCAGGTGCACTTTGTTCTCTTCTCAGATCAAATCTACAATGTTTGGTTGAacaaggcaaaggaattgctCCAAGCTTAGTTCATGACAGCAGCTAGAATTACGTTGCTCTACCTTGTTGCTTGAGGCTGCAAAACTTTAGATGTGTATCTCAATTGACTTGGAGGCCTGTATGCAATTATGAGAGAttgctttaatttttggtttgtGAGGTTCCAGAACTTTAGATGAATTTGAGGCATCTATGCTTATCTGTAGACAAAATGCATGTTCGTGCTAGTGTGGTATTAATGGTCTAGATATGTTGTCTTAAGTTTGAGCAAATATTTGTTTGCCATTGTATTCAGAAGTATTTCATTGGATTGTGGAGTTGTTGCCCTCAATTCCCTGGCTGTTGCTGCTGCCTTCTCTCTCCTGTTTGTGGATGGGAAAGCAGTGAACATAACAATATAATGGTAAAACTGCCCCGATAACATTGagtttctttgattttcctCATCATTTTGACCAAATTCAGGAGTTTCTTTTGTCAATAATATGCATAATGCTTACACATTAGCTGAATAATATAGTATAAGAGGTTTTAGCAGCATTTCTTTGGGGAATAGACATAAAGCTACAGAGGAGAGTTGAGGCAAACCACACAGCCAATCTCAACAAGTTTTTCACAAGTCATAAGAGATTTCTGGATTTCCGAATCATTATGACAACAATGGTGCATCCGAAATCAgctaaggaaagaaaaagatatataaACCAAGCAACCAGAGCTATATATCCTTTCAGTTTATTTAGTAAAAATAGATCCCCACAAACAATGGATGTGCTATGCTCTTCTGAGGGAATACATCAAGTTGTGTCAAGACCTCAACTTTAATAATATACATAGGCTCAACTCCCCTAACCCTATGTAGTGGCTCCACACAGACCACAAAGGTTCTTCAAGAATCAACAAGAAGAAATGAGTCTTGCTGAATCTTGGTATAGCAGACCTATAGAAATCCCTGaaccttctttttctttccactCTGATGTGGAAGAAGCTTTTAGCAGAACTGTACACAGTTGCAGCTCAACTGATGGCGAAAACATGTACATAACATAACAGACTACAAAAATCTGctttcatttaaagtgaagcAAAAAATCGAAGACTTTGTTTTGGCCGGTGAAACTCCAAGAGTACAGCATGCAGTCATAACCTCTTTGTAAAATGTGAAACTTAGACATCTTTTTCCTTGAATAAACTCCGGGGGATTCTGTTAGTCACACTCTCATCTACTATCTTATAGTGCTGGGAAAATTTTCGGTGGATCATTCCACAGCATTTATCCACACGTTCTTCATATTTGTTATAGAAGACAGGTATGGTAATCGATAAGATGGTTCCTGCCATCAACAAATGCCAAATACATTATAAGTAAATGAGTACACCATTGAAGATTCCTACACAATGAGCGAAAGTTCATTGACAAAATGCCTCCCATTCTGAATTAATTTGCAAAAGCAGGCATAGATATGCAAAATATCCCATGACGTCAAGCCAGCTAGAAAGTTTGTAACAGGAGCTTGATAtcagattttattaattttaaaaaacacaAATACATGATCATTTACCAGAAACAATGCAAACTAGGTTGTGATTAAAACAACCAGGGTAAATTTAGTTACATTTAATGTTATGTCAgttgaaccaaaaaaaaaaagagaatactAATTATATCCACAAATCAAAAAGGAAGATGAATATGCATTCAGTTGACAGATGAACTGCTTACCA
Proteins encoded in this region:
- the LOC18587480 gene encoding macro domain-containing protein VPA0103 isoform X3, yielding MNKNKCQAVPCCLEGAEESGCGVVGFSKMASAAGGEDGHFKLSETSELIIKKGDITRWFVDGASDAIVNPANQRMLGGGGADGAIHRAAGPELREACYKVPEVRPDVCCPTGEARITPGFKLPASHVIHTVGPIYDTDKDPKASLSSAYKNSLAVAKENNIKYIAFPSISCGVYGYPFEEAATVAISTVKEYANDIKEVHFVLFADGIYNIWLNKAKELLQA
- the LOC18587480 gene encoding macro domain-containing protein VPA0103 isoform X2, coding for MSSSSMLFRGGRGIRNHCTFQNIFKLSLTSPSGCGVVGFSKMASAAGGEDGHFKLSETSELIIKKGDITRWFVDGASDAIVNPANQRMLGGGGADGAIHRAAGPELREACYKVPEVRPDVCCPTGEARITPGFKLPASHVIHTVGPIYDTDKDPKASLSSAYKNSLAVAKENNIKYIAFPSISCGVYGYPFEEAATVAISTVKEYANDIKEVHFVLFADGIYNIWLNKAKELLQA
- the LOC18587480 gene encoding macro domain-containing protein VPA0103 isoform X1, which encodes MSSSSMLFRGGRGIRLLAFQHFPTLTTASTSSSTRIVSFSSYPYPTSYKIFSRNHCTFQNIFKLSLTSPSGCGVVGFSKMASAAGGEDGHFKLSETSELIIKKGDITRWFVDGASDAIVNPANQRMLGGGGADGAIHRAAGPELREACYKVPEVRPDVCCPTGEARITPGFKLPASHVIHTVGPIYDTDKDPKASLSSAYKNSLAVAKENNIKYIAFPSISCGVYGYPFEEAATVAISTVKEYANDIKEVHFVLFADGIYNIWLNKAKELLQA
- the LOC18587480 gene encoding uncharacterized protein LOC18587480 isoform X5, with amino-acid sequence MSSSSMLFRGGRGIRLLAFQHFPTLTTASTSSSTRIVSFSSYPYPTSYKIFSRNHCTFQNIFKLSLTSPSGCGVVGFSKMASAAGGEDGHFKLSETSELIIKKGDITRWFVDGASDAIVNPANQRMLGGGGADGGILAQKPYTGLLAQNFEKHAIRSQKFDLMSAVPLERQGLPQVLNCLHLM
- the LOC18587480 gene encoding macro domain-containing protein VPA0103 isoform X4, whose protein sequence is MASAAGGEDGHFKLSETSELIIKKGDITRWFVDGASDAIVNPANQRMLGGGGADGAIHRAAGPELREACYKVPEVRPDVCCPTGEARITPGFKLPASHVIHTVGPIYDTDKDPKASLSSAYKNSLAVAKENNIKYIAFPSISCGVYGYPFEEAATVAISTVKEYANDIKEVHFVLFADGIYNIWLNKAKELLQA
- the LOC18587482 gene encoding macro domain-containing protein VPA0103, which translates into the protein MGSATGGRRWSLSETTELNIQKGNITLGFVDGGSTTMINPANERMLGGGGADGAIHKAAGPELLEACYKVPEVQPEVRCPTGEARITPGFKLPASHVIHTVGPIYDSDKDPKASLTSAYKNCLSVAKENNVKYIAFTAVSCGVYGYPFEEAATVAISTVKEFADDIKEVHFVLFSDQIYNVWLNKAKELLQA